Proteins from one Psychromonas sp. psych-6C06 genomic window:
- the murB gene encoding UDP-N-acetylmuramate dehydrogenase has product MIETHCSLKSFNSFAIEAQAEQLFHLTSRSQFPALITHIKQAKQQNMPILILGGGSNVLFCEDFAGLIIKVELLGVDITETAHDFHLCVGAGENWHQLVSDCIDKGMDGLENLALIPGVVGAAPVQNIGAYGSEFKDFCQSVEYIDLASGEVQTLNREQCLFGYRDSIFKTTAFKNALITQVQLTLSKQWQPQSRYGALNDLDKTQPVTAKQIYQSVCEIRSTKLPDPALLGNAGSFFKNPVVKKELADALLSAHSTMPHYPQPNGDVKLAAGWLIDQANLKGHQIGGAAVHQQQALVLVNRGEAIAADIIQLAAFVRDTVKQKFDVELAHEVRFIGAQGETNLAEVLANV; this is encoded by the coding sequence ATGATAGAAACTCATTGCTCTCTCAAGTCATTTAATAGTTTTGCGATTGAAGCGCAGGCTGAACAGCTTTTTCACCTCACATCGCGTAGCCAGTTTCCGGCATTAATCACGCATATAAAACAAGCCAAGCAACAAAATATGCCGATCCTGATATTAGGCGGAGGAAGCAATGTTCTGTTTTGTGAAGATTTTGCAGGGCTAATTATTAAAGTCGAATTATTAGGTGTCGACATCACCGAGACAGCGCATGATTTTCATTTGTGCGTTGGCGCAGGGGAAAACTGGCACCAATTAGTTAGCGATTGTATTGATAAAGGTATGGATGGATTAGAAAATCTCGCACTCATTCCCGGTGTTGTTGGTGCTGCACCTGTGCAAAATATTGGCGCTTATGGCAGCGAATTTAAGGACTTTTGTCAATCGGTAGAATATATCGACCTTGCTAGCGGTGAAGTGCAGACGCTTAATCGTGAACAATGCTTATTTGGCTACCGTGATAGTATTTTTAAAACAACTGCATTTAAAAACGCACTGATCACACAAGTGCAATTAACACTGAGCAAACAATGGCAACCGCAAAGCCGTTATGGTGCGCTTAATGATTTAGATAAAACACAACCCGTGACCGCTAAACAAATCTACCAGTCGGTATGTGAGATCCGCAGTACTAAATTACCTGATCCAGCTTTATTAGGTAATGCAGGTAGCTTCTTTAAAAACCCAGTGGTGAAAAAAGAGCTCGCAGATGCTTTGCTATCTGCGCATTCGACAATGCCACATTATCCACAACCAAACGGTGACGTGAAGTTAGCTGCGGGTTGGTTGATTGATCAAGCCAACTTAAAAGGCCATCAAATCGGTGGCGCCGCGGTACATCAACAACAAGCACTGGTATTAGTAAACCGAGGAGAGGCTATCGCTGCTGACATCATCCAATTGGCTGCATTTGTACGTGATACTGTTAAACAGAAGTTCGATGTTGAATTAGCACATGAAGTGCGTTTTATTGGCGCACAGGGAGAAACAAACTTAGCAGAGGTATTAGCGAATGTCTGA
- a CDS encoding glycoside hydrolase family 88 protein, whose translation MNKETNWVDVAWSGIVTKVKKTSQEMTVPFPSMTENGEYCNTHQPWAWVVGFWPGILWLLYEKESYEPFKEMAIDRENIMDGPLDEYVNIHHDVGFMWQLTSVKQFELLATPQSRTRALRAASHLASRFNINGRFLTAWNKNDVSVADPRGLSIIDSMMNLPILYWAAEQLDAPRFKLIAMAHADTVLKEFIREDGSVRHMVEFDYLTGEVKSYHGGQGDNKNSAWSRGASWAIHGCALSYQYTQEPRYLEASMKTADFFISQLPKDFVPHWDFRAPIDENTPRDTSAAACAASGLLLLADLLDDVDKKAHYAGVANKVLESLYRQYATFNDDTQQGILTGGAFNCPKNLGINCSLIYGDYYFVEAISKMKNRCSGADNPLNMI comes from the coding sequence ATGAATAAAGAGACTAACTGGGTAGATGTAGCTTGGTCGGGCATTGTCACAAAGGTGAAGAAAACCAGTCAGGAGATGACCGTTCCTTTTCCTTCAATGACTGAGAATGGCGAGTATTGCAATACACATCAGCCTTGGGCGTGGGTAGTCGGTTTTTGGCCGGGTATCTTGTGGCTACTTTATGAAAAAGAGAGCTATGAACCTTTTAAAGAGATGGCAATTGATAGAGAAAATATCATGGATGGCCCACTCGATGAATATGTAAATATTCACCATGATGTTGGTTTTATGTGGCAATTAACCTCGGTTAAACAGTTTGAACTGTTGGCGACCCCTCAGTCAAGAACAAGGGCGTTAAGAGCCGCCAGTCACTTAGCAAGTCGATTTAATATTAATGGTCGTTTTCTAACGGCGTGGAATAAGAATGATGTCAGTGTTGCAGACCCGAGAGGGTTAAGTATTATTGATAGCATGATGAACCTACCGATTTTATATTGGGCTGCAGAGCAACTTGATGCGCCTCGATTTAAACTCATTGCAATGGCGCATGCAGATACTGTGCTCAAAGAGTTTATTCGTGAAGATGGCTCAGTTCGTCATATGGTTGAGTTTGATTACCTGACGGGCGAAGTAAAAAGTTATCATGGTGGACAGGGGGACAATAAAAATTCTGCATGGAGTCGTGGTGCTTCATGGGCGATTCATGGTTGTGCATTGAGTTATCAATACACCCAAGAGCCTCGTTACTTAGAAGCGTCTATGAAAACGGCTGATTTTTTCATTAGTCAGTTACCTAAAGATTTTGTTCCACACTGGGATTTTAGAGCGCCCATCGATGAAAATACGCCACGAGATACTTCAGCCGCAGCTTGTGCTGCAAGTGGCTTATTGTTGCTCGCTGATTTGCTAGATGATGTGGATAAAAAAGCGCATTATGCAGGTGTTGCGAATAAGGTGTTGGAAAGTTTATATCGACAATACGCTACATTTAATGATGATACGCAACAAGGTATTTTAACAGGAGGTGCTTTTAATTGTCCGAAAAACTTGGGGATCAATTGTTCGTTAATTTATGGTGACTATTATTTTGTCGAAGCCATTTCTAAGATGAAAAATCGGTGTTCAGGTGCTGATAACCCCCTTAATATGATTTAA
- a CDS encoding RpiB/LacA/LacB family sugar-phosphate isomerase, whose product MKIALMMENSQAGKNAMVATELNSVAGGLGHDVFNLGMTDEKDHHLTYIHLGIMASILINAKAVDFVVTGCGTGQGALMSLNLHPGVVCGYCLEPSDAFLFNQINNGNAIALAFAKGFGWAGELNIRYIFEKAFTGERGQGYPLDRAEPQQKNAALLNEVKAAVVKDNFVDSLRAIDQALVKTAVGSQRFQQCFFEHCQNEEIEAYVRSIIA is encoded by the coding sequence ATGAAAATAGCATTAATGATGGAAAATAGCCAAGCGGGTAAAAATGCAATGGTTGCCACTGAGCTTAACTCTGTAGCGGGTGGTTTAGGACATGACGTCTTTAACCTAGGCATGACAGATGAAAAGGATCATCACCTGACTTATATTCATTTAGGCATTATGGCGAGTATTTTAATCAACGCTAAAGCGGTGGATTTTGTTGTAACAGGATGTGGTACAGGTCAGGGAGCGCTAATGTCGCTTAACCTTCATCCTGGTGTTGTTTGTGGTTACTGTTTAGAGCCTTCAGATGCCTTTTTATTCAACCAAATTAATAACGGTAATGCGATTGCATTAGCTTTTGCGAAAGGTTTTGGTTGGGCTGGAGAGCTAAATATCCGCTATATTTTTGAAAAAGCATTTACGGGTGAGCGCGGGCAAGGTTACCCGCTAGATCGTGCAGAGCCACAGCAAAAAAATGCAGCGCTTTTAAATGAAGTAAAAGCCGCTGTAGTGAAAGACAATTTTGTGGACTCTTTACGCGCTATCGACCAAGCATTGGTAAAAACGGCGGTAGGAAGTCAACGTTTCCAACAATGCTTCTTTGAGCATTGCCAAAATGAAGAAATCGAAGCGTATGTTCGTTCTATCATCGCTTAA
- a CDS encoding sulfite exporter TauE/SafE family protein — protein sequence MESHLLVAGILIFFGSFIQTVTGFGMAVIAGPILIVIAPQYLPGPIILVGLFLALINVLKYKESVCLTKQKFSFLGLIPGTIVGALLLYIVDVAQLSMFIGVVVLVAVLLSLLPIKIQETPKRLTIAGFLSAFFGTSSGIGGPPMALLMQHQKSSLIRANLAAFFVVSSVLSLLMLIPVGYMSLQHVYLSLPLLPASYLGYRVAIIAINKIPEKMIRTLSLILCLIAGLCAVYSGFISM from the coding sequence ATGGAATCACATTTACTCGTTGCAGGCATATTAATCTTTTTCGGTTCTTTCATTCAGACGGTGACAGGCTTTGGTATGGCCGTGATAGCTGGGCCTATATTGATCGTTATTGCACCACAGTACCTTCCCGGTCCAATTATTTTAGTTGGTTTGTTTCTCGCACTTATTAATGTGCTTAAGTATAAAGAAAGTGTTTGTTTAACAAAGCAAAAATTTAGTTTTTTAGGGTTGATACCGGGCACGATAGTGGGCGCCTTACTGCTTTACATTGTTGATGTTGCGCAGCTTTCTATGTTTATCGGTGTGGTGGTGTTAGTCGCTGTATTACTCAGTTTATTGCCGATTAAAATACAGGAGACACCTAAGCGTTTAACCATCGCAGGTTTTCTATCCGCCTTTTTTGGCACAAGCTCTGGAATAGGAGGGCCACCGATGGCGTTACTAATGCAGCATCAAAAATCTTCTTTGATTCGAGCCAATTTAGCTGCGTTTTTTGTGGTTAGTTCTGTGCTGTCATTATTGATGCTGATACCTGTTGGTTACATGAGCTTACAGCACGTGTATTTATCTTTGCCGCTTTTACCTGCTAGTTATTTAGGTTATCGCGTGGCCATCATTGCTATAAACAAAATTCCTGAAAAAATGATCCGCACATTGTCATTAATCTTATGCTTAATTGCTGGGCTGTGTGCTGTCTACTCAGGTTTTATATCGATGTAA
- the kdgR gene encoding DNA-binding transcriptional regulator KdgR, translating into MDKSTQPESVSSVLKVFNILESLGEQKEIGVSELSQRLMMSKATTYRFLQTMKMLGYICQQGETDKYSLTLKMFELGSKSLEWVDMINIAEKEMRVISEETNETIHLGALDHGSIIYIHKIDSSFSLRMHSRVGRRNPLHTTAIGKVLLAEREEKFVREQLAEVEFVKSTENTLENIEQLIDELSKVKQQHFGEDNEEQEPGLRCIAAPVYDRFGTVIAGVSISFPTIRFDEQKKAHYVSLLHQAGRNISAQLGYNDYPVK; encoded by the coding sequence ATGGATAAATCCACTCAGCCAGAATCGGTTTCATCTGTATTAAAAGTATTTAATATTCTTGAATCCCTAGGAGAGCAAAAGGAAATTGGCGTTTCTGAACTTTCACAACGCTTGATGATGTCCAAAGCCACTACCTACCGCTTTCTTCAAACAATGAAAATGCTAGGTTATATTTGTCAGCAGGGTGAAACAGATAAATATTCACTGACCTTAAAGATGTTTGAACTTGGTTCAAAATCGTTAGAGTGGGTTGATATGATCAATATTGCTGAAAAAGAGATGCGCGTTATTTCCGAAGAGACCAATGAAACGATACACCTAGGTGCATTAGATCATGGCTCCATTATCTACATCCATAAAATTGATTCTAGCTTTTCGTTACGTATGCACTCCCGTGTCGGCCGCAGAAACCCACTGCATACCACCGCTATCGGTAAAGTTTTATTAGCAGAACGCGAAGAAAAATTTGTACGAGAGCAACTCGCTGAAGTTGAATTTGTAAAAAGTACGGAAAATACATTAGAAAACATCGAACAATTAATTGATGAATTAAGTAAAGTAAAACAACAGCACTTTGGGGAAGATAACGAAGAACAAGAGCCAGGGCTTCGTTGTATAGCTGCACCAGTGTACGATCGTTTCGGCACTGTGATCGCAGGCGTTTCTATTTCATTTCCAACCATCCGTTTTGATGAACAGAAAAAAGCACACTATGTCAGTTTACTGCATCAGGCTGGGCGAAATATCTCTGCACAACTTGGCTATAATGACTACCCCGTGAAATAG
- a CDS encoding AarF/UbiB family protein, giving the protein MKLSQFSQFKQNATRFQEIVAILSKYGLANWIKEKDPDFLNGLFTDASGKSFAGLSHAIRLRMALTELGTTFIKLGQMLSTRADLIGPEVAEELCLLQSEVPSDSESTVRTVIEDELAAPLETIFSNFNFTPLGSASIGQVHAATLQTGEQVVVKVQHAGIEEKIRADIEILGLLVTLAEKYDAQLQLYRPKSLLKDFANNLLKELDYNKELNNIALFKNYFKDHQQIHIPDTYDALSGQKVLVMERLKGVSIGDKSQLKCTPEEGKVLAKIGVNLYLDMIFKYRVFHADPHPGNIWVLPGDQLGLLDFGMIGRLDDNLHEAIENMLMAVSQKDVVEVTHQITTICSVPKGFDRQQLQEDVGEFIFEYFSSSLDSVNVTEMLNCLTGIIRAHHLVMPTGISLLIRVLVLLEGSSQLLDRSFSFNDAVVPYTHKMRMRRLNPKRVAKKLGKSLSAWERLLSALPADLETLMSQMRSGDFDVNLKHRHLDAVVNRLVYGVLTGSMLLGGSMLLSSKAPPLINNISILGAGLVGGAVVLGYKLLNAISKSGSLVDSGKR; this is encoded by the coding sequence ATGAAATTATCACAATTTTCACAGTTTAAGCAGAATGCAACACGCTTTCAGGAGATTGTTGCGATCCTTAGTAAATATGGGTTGGCGAACTGGATCAAAGAGAAAGATCCCGACTTCTTAAATGGTTTATTTACTGACGCTTCAGGTAAAAGTTTTGCCGGTTTATCGCATGCGATCAGGTTACGTATGGCTTTGACTGAGCTAGGTACTACTTTTATTAAACTCGGTCAAATGCTCAGTACACGTGCGGATCTTATTGGCCCTGAAGTCGCTGAAGAACTATGCCTGCTACAGTCAGAAGTCCCAAGTGATTCAGAGAGTACGGTACGCACAGTGATTGAAGATGAGCTTGCCGCACCATTGGAAACTATTTTTAGCAACTTTAATTTTACACCATTAGGCTCTGCATCAATTGGTCAAGTACACGCCGCCACATTACAAACTGGTGAGCAGGTAGTGGTGAAGGTACAGCATGCTGGTATCGAGGAAAAGATTCGTGCCGATATTGAAATATTAGGCTTATTAGTCACACTCGCTGAAAAATATGATGCGCAATTGCAGTTATATCGTCCCAAGAGTTTGTTAAAAGACTTTGCTAATAACCTGCTTAAAGAGCTTGATTATAATAAAGAGCTTAACAATATCGCACTCTTTAAAAATTACTTTAAAGATCATCAGCAGATTCATATTCCAGATACCTACGATGCATTGTCGGGGCAAAAAGTGCTGGTGATGGAGCGCCTTAAAGGGGTAAGTATTGGCGATAAAAGTCAACTTAAATGCACCCCTGAAGAGGGTAAAGTACTCGCTAAAATTGGTGTCAATCTCTATCTAGATATGATTTTTAAATACCGTGTTTTCCATGCTGATCCACACCCAGGAAATATTTGGGTATTACCTGGTGATCAGCTTGGTTTGTTAGATTTTGGCATGATTGGTCGCTTAGATGATAATTTGCATGAAGCGATTGAAAATATGTTAATGGCAGTATCACAAAAAGATGTCGTCGAAGTAACGCATCAAATAACTACTATTTGTAGTGTACCTAAAGGTTTTGATCGACAGCAGTTACAAGAAGATGTTGGCGAATTTATTTTTGAATACTTTTCGAGCTCACTTGATTCTGTCAACGTCACTGAAATGCTGAATTGTTTAACTGGCATTATTCGTGCTCACCACCTTGTTATGCCAACAGGGATCTCTTTATTGATTCGAGTACTGGTTTTATTAGAGGGATCATCACAATTATTAGATCGTAGTTTTAGCTTTAATGATGCGGTTGTCCCTTACACGCATAAAATGCGAATGCGCCGTCTGAACCCTAAAAGAGTAGCCAAAAAATTGGGTAAATCACTGAGCGCTTGGGAGCGTTTACTGTCTGCATTACCTGCCGATTTAGAAACACTGATGTCACAAATGCGCAGTGGTGACTTTGATGTTAACTTAAAACATCGCCACTTAGATGCTGTCGTTAATCGCTTAGTATATGGCGTGTTAACGGGGTCCATGTTACTTGGTGGAAGTATGCTATTAAGTAGTAAAGCGCCACCATTAATTAATAATATTTCAATTTTAGGCGCCGGATTAGTGGGAGGGGCAGTGGTACTTGGTTATAAGTTATTGAATGCGATTAGCAAATCAGGCAGCTTGGTAGATAGTGGCAAACGTTAG
- a CDS encoding GNAT family N-acetyltransferase produces MTDSSCQFIELEKIKFPLVNQFYKRVYKKGVASKNEAVFILKSQQQIICSAKIKNVDQQQLLTGVACDPDYQHQGYASQLVSQLLKQQKQPIYCFPYPHLAHFYLQLGFKYLAQEDAPEGIQQRFCHYVERQPLLLMVFK; encoded by the coding sequence ATGACAGATTCAAGTTGCCAGTTTATTGAATTAGAAAAAATAAAATTCCCGCTGGTTAATCAATTTTATAAGCGTGTGTATAAAAAAGGGGTAGCATCTAAAAATGAAGCGGTTTTTATACTCAAATCACAGCAACAGATTATTTGTAGCGCAAAAATAAAAAACGTTGATCAACAACAACTATTAACTGGTGTGGCTTGTGATCCTGACTATCAGCATCAAGGTTATGCAAGCCAACTGGTCAGTCAGCTTTTAAAACAACAAAAACAACCCATTTATTGTTTTCCTTATCCACACCTTGCGCACTTTTATTTACAATTAGGCTTTAAATATTTAGCTCAAGAAGATGCCCCAGAAGGAATACAACAACGCTTTTGCCATTATGTCGAGCGTCAGCCACTTTTATTGATGGTCTTTAAATAA
- a CDS encoding type B 50S ribosomal protein L31 has protein sequence MNKDIHPKYQQVAFHDTSVDSYIVVGSTLQTDKTVELNGKVYPYFAIEVSSKSHPFYTGKESIATQDGRVAKFNNRFGSIKS, from the coding sequence ATGAACAAAGATATTCACCCTAAATACCAACAGGTTGCATTTCACGATACATCTGTAGATAGCTATATTGTTGTCGGCTCAACACTGCAGACAGATAAAACAGTGGAGTTAAATGGTAAGGTTTACCCCTATTTTGCCATAGAGGTATCGAGCAAGTCTCACCCCTTTTATACGGGTAAGGAAAGTATTGCGACTCAAGATGGGCGTGTGGCTAAGTTTAATAATCGTTTTGGCAGTATTAAATCTTAG
- a CDS encoding putative manganese transporter — MNSPYLFFKFLPYPNDQKSTQFTFKYKRMLLPTLLLVLITFEPTREITVTTLSDAFWAVSAYVASTLLIYHYLSAWISKTNKLTTLYHGSRNYQVLFASLLGALPGCGGAIIVTTQFISGRVGFGAMVAVLTSTMGDAAFLLLASTPSVGFSVVLVGIVVGAVSGWMVNQLHTDNFLRPDEGETKAHQSITTPLSANSDNSINEMQQSAINLQGYFWKLLIVPVVIVALLGSFQVEVNNLFALPDLTIEWVGCVFIITCLFLWALTKEIHDYQSVVSEDNEIANAHPLQKAAQVTNFVSAWVVVAFLIFEMSIHFSAIDLPLLFSGLGIWMPFVGVLVGLLPGCGPQILVTSLYISGAVPLSAQLSNSISNDGDALFPAIALVPKAALVATFYSAIPAFVVGYGYHWFFE, encoded by the coding sequence ATGAATAGCCCATATCTGTTTTTCAAATTTCTCCCCTATCCGAATGACCAGAAAAGTACGCAATTTACCTTTAAATACAAGCGAATGTTACTACCGACTCTGCTATTAGTTTTAATCACCTTTGAGCCAACGCGTGAAATAACCGTGACAACGTTATCCGATGCGTTTTGGGCAGTGTCTGCTTACGTTGCATCTACCTTACTTATTTACCATTATTTATCAGCTTGGATAAGCAAGACCAACAAGCTAACAACTTTGTATCATGGCTCTCGTAATTATCAGGTGCTTTTTGCATCTTTATTAGGCGCACTACCAGGCTGTGGTGGGGCAATTATTGTTACCACTCAGTTTATCAGTGGTCGAGTGGGGTTTGGCGCGATGGTCGCGGTGTTAACTTCAACCATGGGCGATGCGGCTTTTTTACTGCTTGCAAGCACCCCTAGTGTTGGCTTTTCAGTGGTATTGGTCGGCATTGTTGTTGGCGCGGTTTCAGGTTGGATGGTTAATCAGCTGCATACCGATAATTTTTTACGCCCAGATGAAGGTGAAACAAAAGCGCACCAATCAATAACAACACCTTTATCCGCCAATAGTGATAACTCGATCAATGAAATGCAACAATCGGCGATTAATTTGCAAGGGTATTTTTGGAAATTATTAATTGTACCCGTGGTCATTGTGGCGTTACTGGGCTCTTTTCAAGTTGAAGTAAATAATTTATTCGCCTTGCCAGATTTAACCATTGAATGGGTTGGTTGCGTCTTTATTATTACTTGTTTATTTTTATGGGCGCTCACCAAAGAGATACACGATTATCAATCTGTGGTCTCAGAGGATAATGAAATCGCAAATGCGCATCCGCTACAAAAAGCGGCTCAAGTTACCAACTTTGTTAGCGCATGGGTGGTGGTGGCTTTTCTTATCTTTGAGATGAGCATCCACTTTAGTGCTATCGATTTACCACTTTTATTTTCAGGGTTAGGTATTTGGATGCCATTCGTAGGCGTTCTAGTTGGATTATTGCCCGGTTGTGGTCCTCAAATACTGGTGACAAGTTTATATATTTCCGGAGCAGTGCCTTTATCGGCGCAACTATCTAATTCTATTTCTAATGATGGCGATGCATTATTCCCTGCAATAGCGTTAGTGCCCAAAGCAGCTTTAGTTGCCACCTTTTACTCTGCCATTCCAGCCTTTGTAGTTGGTTATGGGTATCATTGGTTTTTTGAATAA
- a CDS encoding DUF4250 domain-containing protein → MFLSEFEKMDSVILVSIVNMKLRNEFNGQLDDFAKTYAIDEQHLVDKLAGAGFIYHQQLGRLIAK, encoded by the coding sequence ATGTTCTTATCCGAGTTTGAAAAAATGGATTCAGTCATACTAGTCAGCATTGTTAATATGAAACTACGAAATGAGTTTAATGGCCAACTTGATGACTTCGCAAAAACTTATGCGATTGATGAGCAACATCTTGTCGATAAGCTTGCAGGAGCCGGTTTTATCTATCATCAACAACTTGGTCGATTGATTGCTAAGTGA
- the ykgO gene encoding type B 50S ribosomal protein L36, producing the protein MKVLSSLKSAKNRHPDCQIVRRKGKLFVICKSNPRFKAR; encoded by the coding sequence CTGAAAGTATTAAGTTCATTAAAAAGTGCAAAAAATCGCCATCCAGATTGCCAGATAGTGAGACGAAAAGGGAAGCTGTTTGTTATTTGTAAAAGTAACCCTCGCTTTAAAGCGAGATAA
- the kduD gene encoding 2-dehydro-3-deoxy-D-gluconate 5-dehydrogenase KduD yields MILESFNLQGKVAIVTGCDTGLGQGMAIGLAEAGCKIVGVNYIEPTETIEKMNLAGHPFLDVRADLSEQGDIPSIISNALSAFGQVDILVNNAGIIRREEAIDFSEKNWDDVMNINAKTVFFMSQAVAKQFKAQGTGGKIINIASMLSFQGGIRVPSYTASKSAVMGMTRAMANEWAKDNINVNAIAPGYMATNNTQALRADADRNQAILDRIPADRWGTPKDVAGPCVFLASSASDYINGYTIAVDGGWLAR; encoded by the coding sequence ATGATTTTAGAGTCATTTAATCTACAAGGTAAAGTTGCGATAGTTACTGGCTGTGATACTGGCCTCGGTCAAGGTATGGCAATAGGTTTAGCTGAAGCAGGTTGTAAAATTGTTGGTGTTAATTATATTGAGCCAACGGAAACCATTGAAAAAATGAATTTAGCAGGTCATCCCTTTTTAGATGTACGTGCAGATCTATCTGAGCAAGGTGATATTCCATCGATTATTAGCAACGCACTGTCTGCGTTTGGTCAAGTTGATATTTTAGTCAATAACGCGGGTATTATTCGCCGTGAAGAGGCGATTGATTTTTCAGAGAAAAACTGGGATGACGTAATGAATATCAACGCCAAAACCGTTTTCTTTATGTCTCAGGCTGTTGCCAAGCAGTTTAAAGCACAGGGGACCGGTGGAAAGATTATTAACATTGCTTCAATGTTGTCATTCCAAGGTGGAATACGTGTTCCTTCTTATACGGCTTCTAAGAGTGCGGTAATGGGCATGACACGGGCAATGGCGAATGAATGGGCTAAAGACAACATTAATGTTAATGCAATTGCACCTGGCTACATGGCAACAAACAATACACAAGCCCTGCGTGCAGATGCCGATCGTAATCAAGCCATTCTTGATCGTATTCCTGCAGATCGTTGGGGGACACCAAAGGATGTTGCCGGCCCATGTGTGTTTCTTGCCTCTTCTGCATCAGATTATATTAACGGCTATACGATTGCTGTAGATGGTGGTTGGTTGGCACGTTAG
- the birA gene encoding bifunctional biotin--[acetyl-CoA-carboxylase] ligase/biotin operon repressor BirA — protein sequence MSELNEQGNKLLALLADGEFHSGEKIGELLGVSRTSVNNYIKGLQEIGLDIYKVPGRGYQSASPIDLLNEKVVRALSRSQLVKVEQILDSTNQWLLDKIPNVRNGQTCIAEYQLAGRGRRGRTWVSPFASHLYFSYYWRFDAGIEKLSGLSLLVGIATVNALEKIGIQGVSLKWPNDLYFEGKKLAGILIELNAQANEACHTVIGIGINVRMPPEQAKLIDQPWVDLTSLSREKIDRNLLSATLILELQKLMPEYEKRGLKPYIERWLALDYFLDKPVNVLLAETQKAGICRGIDEAGALLLEVDGKVETYIGGEVSLRLA from the coding sequence ATGTCTGAGCTTAATGAACAGGGTAATAAATTACTCGCACTCCTTGCCGATGGTGAGTTTCACTCGGGTGAAAAAATTGGTGAGCTACTTGGTGTTTCGCGGACCTCTGTTAATAACTATATTAAAGGCTTACAAGAGATAGGCTTAGATATTTATAAGGTCCCAGGGCGTGGTTATCAAAGCGCTAGCCCAATTGATCTACTAAACGAGAAAGTGGTACGCGCCTTAAGTCGCTCTCAGCTCGTGAAGGTTGAACAAATTCTTGATTCAACCAATCAATGGTTACTCGATAAAATTCCCAATGTCCGAAATGGGCAGACCTGTATCGCCGAGTACCAATTAGCAGGAAGAGGCCGACGCGGTCGAACTTGGGTCTCTCCCTTTGCATCACACCTTTATTTTTCCTATTACTGGCGATTTGATGCGGGCATCGAAAAGTTATCTGGGTTGAGTCTGCTGGTGGGTATCGCAACCGTTAACGCACTTGAAAAAATAGGCATTCAAGGTGTCTCTTTAAAGTGGCCTAATGATCTTTATTTTGAAGGCAAAAAGTTAGCAGGTATTTTAATTGAACTTAACGCACAGGCAAACGAAGCTTGTCATACCGTTATCGGTATCGGTATTAACGTACGCATGCCACCTGAACAAGCAAAGTTGATTGACCAGCCATGGGTAGACTTAACCAGTTTAAGTCGTGAAAAGATCGATCGTAATTTATTAAGTGCGACACTTATTTTAGAGTTGCAAAAACTAATGCCTGAATATGAGAAGAGAGGGCTAAAACCTTATATCGAGCGATGGTTAGCATTAGATTATTTTCTTGATAAACCGGTTAACGTCTTGCTCGCAGAAACACAAAAAGCAGGTATTTGTCGCGGAATTGATGAGGCCGGTGCCTTGCTGTTAGAGGTTGATGGAAAGGTAGAAACCTATATCGGCGGTGAAGTTTCACTACGTTTAGCCTGA